A genomic region of Psychrobacter sp. M13 contains the following coding sequences:
- a CDS encoding DUF3142 domain-containing protein, translating into MDSLPAHQSKNSAQATVVDSHLDSLNSLSSAQSPDITLVNDGAINNSAINNDEVINPKDYEQFWLWTPPKDDSKLRQAHTLYLLQGEISSHNVPYYRFNTDTDDTENEGVTENRNESRVQATLATLIPQGLGVRSLSDKKIWLVYRATSQEWSDEVMVQVVERLEKWQRAGNQVMGIQIDYDAPTYRLDKYAQLLKSIRQQLPAQYQLSVTGLLDWSNQADDAQFIQLSDAIDELVIQTYQGTTTLPNYARYLKKLESLPFDFKVGIIEGGQWQGTAFLEDNPHFKGYVVFLR; encoded by the coding sequence ATGGACTCTCTACCAGCTCATCAGTCTAAAAACTCTGCACAAGCAACAGTAGTGGATAGTCATCTTGATAGTCTCAACAGTCTTAGTAGCGCTCAGTCTCCTGATATCACTCTTGTTAACGATGGTGCTATTAATAACAGTGCTATCAATAACGATGAAGTTATAAATCCTAAGGATTATGAGCAATTTTGGCTATGGACACCGCCCAAAGATGACTCAAAACTCAGACAAGCTCATACCTTATACCTCTTACAAGGTGAAATTAGTTCGCATAACGTGCCTTATTATCGTTTCAATACTGATACTGATGACACTGAGAATGAAGGTGTGACTGAAAATCGAAATGAAAGTAGAGTCCAGGCTACACTTGCAACACTGATACCTCAAGGTTTAGGCGTTCGCTCTTTGAGTGATAAAAAGATTTGGCTCGTCTATCGGGCGACCAGTCAAGAGTGGTCAGACGAAGTTATGGTGCAGGTTGTTGAGCGCTTAGAGAAATGGCAGCGGGCCGGCAATCAAGTCATGGGCATTCAAATAGACTATGACGCTCCGACCTATCGACTCGATAAATACGCACAACTGCTCAAGAGTATTCGTCAGCAGCTACCAGCGCAGTATCAATTGAGTGTAACGGGATTGCTAGATTGGTCAAACCAAGCAGACGATGCTCAATTTATTCAACTAAGTGACGCCATCGATGAGCTAGTTATACAAACCTATCAAGGCACAACAACTTTACCCAATTACGCTCGATATTTAAAAAAGTTAGAGAGTTTGCCGTTTGATTTTAAGGTAGGTATTATTGAGGGTGGTCAGTGGCAAGGCACAGCGTTTTTGGAAGACAATCCTCACTTTAAAGGTTATGTGGTATTTTTGCGCTAG
- a CDS encoding MBL fold metallo-hydrolase, with protein MDLIDIVAIEGYIQTTYMAVYADKLLLLDSGCRCDVDKILTYITDVLQRPISQLKVVMVTHMHPDHAGGAELLKQRTGCQIVTAKSVQPWYKGILGRVEHLNDLGLTYYVANRQGKSVTNVWYNPILKADSEVQDGDYVPYFEDWIILETPGHTDRDLSLWHPQTKQAYTADLILVIKDRFVSPYLITLPDAYLASLNKIRALQPESLLLAHDKRAKIYDEDFDRLIEKTPNEPRKTSLKNILGTAILKIRFARKRVDTP; from the coding sequence ATGGATTTAATAGATATAGTTGCTATAGAAGGATATATTCAGACCACTTATATGGCTGTTTATGCTGATAAATTACTGTTGCTAGATTCTGGATGCAGATGCGATGTCGATAAAATATTGACTTACATCACCGATGTTTTGCAGCGTCCCATCAGCCAGCTAAAAGTGGTTATGGTCACTCATATGCATCCTGACCATGCAGGCGGTGCAGAGCTATTAAAACAAAGAACAGGGTGTCAGATCGTCACTGCAAAATCTGTACAACCTTGGTATAAAGGTATTTTGGGTCGAGTTGAACATTTGAATGATTTGGGATTGACTTATTACGTTGCTAATAGGCAAGGTAAATCGGTCACTAACGTTTGGTATAACCCTATCTTAAAAGCTGATAGTGAGGTTCAAGATGGTGACTATGTACCCTATTTTGAAGATTGGATAATCCTAGAGACACCAGGACATACTGATCGTGATTTATCCTTATGGCACCCACAGACTAAGCAAGCCTATACAGCGGATTTGATATTGGTTATCAAAGATAGATTTGTGTCCCCTTATCTTATTACTTTACCTGATGCTTATCTGGCTTCTTTAAACAAGATTAGAGCATTGCAGCCAGAGAGCTTATTACTGGCACATGACAAGAGAGCTAAAATCTACGATGAGGACTTTGATCGATTGATAGAGAAAACGCCGAACGAGCCTCGTAAAACTTCGTTAAAGAATATTCTAGGCACTGCTATTCTAAAAATTAGATTCGCACGTAAGAGAGTTGATACGCCTTAA
- a CDS encoding MacB family efflux pump subunit: MDTKPSIVNTAAGTPLMQVKGLIKEFKAGEQTIRVLHDIDLTINQGEMVAIIGQSGSGKSTLMNILGCLDQASAGEYKIFGKSVSKLDADELAKLRREHFGFIFQRYHLLGDISAQDNVSVPAVYAGMDGQARNDRAEKLLSDLGLADKIRNRPNQLSGGQQQRVSIARALMNGGDIILADEPTGALDSKSGDDVMQILHDLKAQGHTIIMVTHDPNLAEQAERVIELKDGYKIADYKTEHYNPINAQPEPILDQHRKSAFGSFIDRLFEAFKMSLLAMRAHKMRTLLTMLGIIIGIASVVSVVGLGKGSQEQILSNISSLGTNTITVTDGYPFGDPRRNFGDDNLTPDDAQAVADQPYVISVSPQLDSNMNVRYRNVQEAASVSGVGKDYLNVSGESLAQGQGFDEQSILRRTQDVIIDSNALQTFFPDNPNPIGEVVLIGSVPGRIIGVLEENNSGFRNTDTPTFYMPYTTMLSRLIGGTYIENFVALIDNNISSAAAESAISTLMISRHGTDDFRIRNSDSIRETIESTTTALTLLISSIAIIALIVGGIGVMNIMLVSVTERTNEIGVRMAVGARQNDIMQQFLIEAVLVCILGGLLGIGLAFAIGELINRVGGDSFQVIYSTTSIVAAFVCSTLIGIIFGFLPARNAAKLDPVEALSRD, translated from the coding sequence ATGGATACCAAACCCTCTATTGTAAATACCGCAGCAGGTACTCCTTTGATGCAAGTAAAGGGACTGATCAAAGAGTTTAAAGCGGGCGAACAGACTATTCGCGTGCTACACGACATCGATTTGACCATTAATCAAGGTGAAATGGTCGCTATCATCGGTCAATCAGGCTCTGGCAAGTCTACTTTAATGAATATTTTGGGCTGCTTAGATCAGGCAAGCGCAGGCGAGTATAAAATTTTTGGTAAATCAGTGAGCAAGCTTGATGCCGATGAGCTTGCAAAACTACGTCGCGAGCACTTTGGCTTTATTTTTCAGCGCTATCATCTACTAGGCGATATCAGCGCGCAAGACAATGTCTCTGTGCCTGCCGTTTATGCAGGAATGGATGGGCAAGCTCGCAATGATCGCGCCGAGAAACTGCTTTCAGATTTGGGACTAGCAGACAAAATTCGTAATCGCCCTAATCAGCTCTCAGGTGGTCAGCAGCAACGGGTTTCTATTGCGCGGGCCTTGATGAACGGTGGCGATATCATTCTAGCTGATGAGCCAACGGGTGCGCTCGATAGTAAGTCTGGTGATGATGTGATGCAAATTTTGCATGATCTAAAGGCTCAAGGTCATACGATTATCATGGTTACTCATGATCCAAACCTAGCTGAACAAGCCGAACGCGTCATTGAACTCAAAGATGGGTACAAGATTGCGGATTATAAGACCGAGCACTACAATCCGATAAATGCTCAGCCCGAGCCGATTCTTGATCAGCATCGAAAAAGTGCGTTTGGCAGCTTTATTGATCGCCTATTTGAAGCTTTTAAGATGTCACTACTCGCCATGCGCGCACATAAGATGCGTACGCTTTTGACCATGCTAGGTATTATCATTGGTATTGCTTCGGTGGTCTCCGTGGTCGGGCTTGGTAAAGGCTCTCAAGAGCAAATCCTATCTAATATTAGCTCACTTGGCACCAATACTATTACCGTTACCGATGGTTATCCATTCGGTGATCCTAGGCGAAACTTCGGTGATGATAATTTGACACCCGATGATGCGCAAGCGGTCGCTGATCAGCCTTATGTCATTAGTGTCAGCCCGCAGCTCGATAGCAATATGAATGTACGCTACCGTAATGTACAAGAAGCGGCTAGTGTCAGCGGTGTCGGCAAAGACTATCTTAATGTCAGTGGCGAGAGCCTAGCCCAAGGTCAGGGTTTTGATGAGCAGAGTATTTTGCGCCGTACTCAAGACGTTATTATCGATAGTAATGCCCTACAGACTTTTTTTCCCGACAACCCTAACCCTATTGGTGAAGTCGTGCTTATCGGTAGTGTGCCTGGACGTATTATTGGTGTGCTTGAAGAAAACAATAGCGGCTTTAGAAATACCGATACACCAACCTTTTATATGCCCTACACTACTATGCTGTCAAGGCTGATAGGCGGTACTTATATTGAGAACTTCGTCGCGCTCATTGATAATAATATATCGTCTGCTGCCGCTGAATCCGCCATCTCAACCCTAATGATCAGCCGACATGGTACCGATGACTTTCGTATTCGTAACTCAGACTCTATTCGCGAGACCATAGAGTCAACAACGACTGCGTTAACTCTACTCATATCCTCGATCGCTATTATTGCCCTGATCGTTGGCGGTATTGGCGTCATGAACATTATGCTGGTATCGGTAACTGAGCGTACCAATGAAATTGGTGTCCGTATGGCAGTTGGCGCTCGTCAAAACGATATAATGCAACAGTTCTTGATAGAAGCGGTGCTAGTTTGTATTTTAGGAGGATTGTTAGGTATTGGTTTAGCTTTCGCGATTGGCGAGCTGATTAACCGAGTCGGCGGTGATAGCTTTCAAGTTATTTATTCAACAACTTCTATCGTTGCCGCTTTTGTCTGTTCGACGTTAATTGGTATTATCTTTGGATTCTTGCCAGCACGTAATGCTGCCAAACTTGATCCTGTTGAGGCTTTATCAAGAGATTAA
- a CDS encoding efflux RND transporter periplasmic adaptor subunit, which yields MRKMNKKSAIKWGVIALVVIALAILAYRTFKPKEITPNYITAMVEIGDIENNVMASGKVKALNTVDVGAQVSGEVTRLYVEVGDEVQQGDLIAQIDQVTQNNTLSNEQATLEQSVAAIQSAQAEVLSRQASLKSAQADLISRQSELRQALTDFDRLQGLVAIDAISKQEYDTQATKVETAQAAVASARAAIDTARAAIATANANVNSQQAALRKSETNVSTAKEDLSYTTIRAPMSGTVVSVTTEQGTTVNANQTAPTIVTLADLSTVRINAQISEADVINVQANMPVYFNIIGNPDQKFDSVLKAIEPAPETISDTSSTDSAIYYVGYIEVPNTDRRFRIDMTAQVYIIINEAKNALLIPSAALQASKPNGSTRNTNTSIDKADTPDNSKTDTKSTPKNVKNNAATATVRVLKADGEIVNQPVTTGINNRVNVQILSGLSEGDEVILSEASAEGSSRGGGGGRPF from the coding sequence ATGCGCAAAATGAATAAAAAATCCGCTATCAAATGGGGCGTTATCGCCTTAGTGGTAATAGCTTTAGCAATATTAGCCTACAGAACCTTTAAACCCAAAGAGATTACTCCCAACTATATTACCGCAATGGTCGAAATCGGTGATATCGAAAACAATGTTATGGCATCAGGTAAAGTCAAAGCGTTAAACACCGTTGATGTTGGTGCTCAAGTCTCAGGTGAAGTGACTCGGCTTTATGTTGAGGTGGGTGATGAGGTGCAGCAAGGAGACTTAATTGCGCAAATCGATCAAGTCACCCAAAATAACACTCTAAGTAATGAGCAGGCCACTTTAGAGCAAAGTGTTGCCGCTATTCAAAGCGCACAAGCAGAAGTGCTTAGCCGTCAAGCTAGTCTAAAGAGCGCACAAGCTGATCTTATTAGCCGTCAATCAGAGCTAAGACAAGCTCTAACAGACTTCGATCGTCTACAAGGATTGGTCGCAATCGACGCTATCTCAAAGCAAGAGTATGACACCCAAGCGACAAAAGTTGAAACGGCACAGGCAGCCGTCGCTAGTGCTCGCGCTGCTATTGATACAGCTAGGGCCGCTATTGCCACTGCGAATGCTAACGTCAATAGTCAACAAGCGGCACTACGAAAGTCTGAGACCAACGTCAGCACAGCAAAAGAAGACCTAAGCTACACCACTATTCGCGCGCCAATGTCAGGTACTGTAGTATCAGTGACGACCGAACAAGGCACCACAGTCAACGCTAATCAAACTGCGCCAACTATCGTCACTTTAGCGGATTTATCGACTGTTAGAATCAACGCGCAAATCTCTGAAGCAGACGTCATTAACGTACAAGCCAATATGCCTGTTTATTTTAATATCATCGGTAATCCTGATCAGAAGTTCGATTCTGTCCTAAAAGCTATCGAGCCCGCCCCTGAAACCATCAGCGATACTAGCTCTACTGATTCTGCTATCTACTATGTCGGCTATATCGAAGTACCTAATACGGATCGTCGTTTCCGTATCGATATGACCGCGCAAGTTTATATCATTATCAATGAGGCAAAAAATGCTTTATTGATTCCATCAGCCGCCCTGCAAGCCAGCAAACCTAATGGTTCAACTCGTAATACTAATACTAGTATTGATAAAGCGGATACCCCTGACAACTCAAAAACTGATACAAAAAGCACTCCAAAAAATGTCAAAAACAATGCAGCCACTGCTACGGTAAGAGTATTAAAGGCTGATGGTGAAATCGTCAATCAACCTGTTACAACAGGTATCAATAATCGCGTCAATGTACAAATTTTAAGTGGCTTAAGCGAGGGTGATGAAGTCATTCTAAGCGAAGCGAGCGCAGAAGGTAGTAGTAGAGGTGGTGGTGGTGGGCGTCCCTTTTAA